The stretch of DNA ACATCGTTCGGACGCTCGTCGACAACGTGTTCGGTATGCTCGACGGCTCGGGGGCCCCGAGCGCTACACGGCGACGCCGGCCGAGCGATAGCGGCGCCGTGCCACGGCCTACTCCCGGTCAGTCCAGAACTCGAAGGAGCGCCCCGGCGCGAACGCGTCGAGGCCGACGGCGCGTTCGTCGCCCGTGTTCTCGACGCGGTGGGACTCCCACGCATCGAGGTGGACGGAGTCGTAGCGGCCGAGAGTCACCTCGTCGTCCTCGGTGTAGACGGTCATCTCGCCCTCTAGGACGAGACAGACCTGTTCGTTCTCGTGGTCGTGCATCGGCGAGGAGTGGCCCGGCGGTTTCTCGAACCACTCGAAGCTGAAGCGGTCGCTGTCGGCCAGCGAGACCCGGCGCCAGCCCTCGTCGGGTTCGTACGTCTCGGCCGTATCGAAGGGAACGGGTCGCATGCGCCGAGCGTCGGACGGCGGTGTCTAAAGTGCACCGCCACCGGCCGACAGTTAAGACCCGGCGCGACGAGTATGAAGTATGGACCACGGGCCGCAGGTGGGACCGTGACGGTGCAGTTACCGAGCGAAATCGTCGTGGAGCGCTTCCTGCCGACGATCCGGGCGATGCTCGCGGCCGAGCTATCGGAACGCGGGTTCGCACAGCGGGATATCGCCAGCCGCCTCGGCGTCTCACAGGCGGCGGTGAGTCAGTACCTCGCGGGCGAGCGCCGGGGTGAGGATCGGTTCCTCGACCACCCACGGACGCAGGCGACGGTCGAGCGCATCGCCGAAGGGTTCGACGCGGGCACGATGGACGACTACGAGGCGCTGGCCGAACTGCTGGAACTCGTCCGCGCGTTCGAGGACCGGGGGCCAATCTGTGCGATCCACGAGGAGGAGATGCCGGCGCTCGCGGGACTGGGATGTGATCTCTGCGTGCGCGGGCGCGACACCGCGGTGCAGACCGAACGCGAGGTGCTCTCGAACGTCCGCCGGGCCGTCCGGCGGTTCTCGAACGCGACGGGTGTGCTCGAACACGTCCCGAACGTCGGGACGAACGTGGCGATGGCGCTACCCGACGCCGACGACGAGACGGACGTAGCCGCCGTCCCGGGGCGCATCCACGCGATGCGGGGGCGGGTCAACGTGCCCGCGAACCCCGAGTTCGGGGCGTCACACCACGTGGCCACGACGGTGCTGGCCGCGGCGAGTGCCGATCCGACCGTTCGGGGGGCGGTCAACCTCGCGACCAGCGACGAGCTGCTCGCGGCCGTCCCGGACGAACTGGACGCCGTCGCGTTCGACGCCGGGTACGAGGACCGGCGCCGTCGCCTCGACACCCTGTTTGCCGACGGCGTCCCCGGCGTCCTCTACCACGAGGGGGCGTTCGGCGTCGAGCCGATCACCTAC from Haloplanus salinus encodes:
- a CDS encoding cupin domain-containing protein, which translates into the protein MRPVPFDTAETYEPDEGWRRVSLADSDRFSFEWFEKPPGHSSPMHDHENEQVCLVLEGEMTVYTEDDEVTLGRYDSVHLDAWESHRVENTGDERAVGLDAFAPGRSFEFWTDRE
- a CDS encoding thiamine-phosphate synthase family protein; this encodes MTVQLPSEIVVERFLPTIRAMLAAELSERGFAQRDIASRLGVSQAAVSQYLAGERRGEDRFLDHPRTQATVERIAEGFDAGTMDDYEALAELLELVRAFEDRGPICAIHEEEMPALAGLGCDLCVRGRDTAVQTEREVLSNVRRAVRRFSNATGVLEHVPNVGTNVAMALPDADDETDVAAVPGRIHAMRGRVNVPANPEFGASHHVATTVLAAASADPTVRGAVNLATSDELLAAVPDELDAVAFDAGYEDRRRRLDTLFADGVPGVLYHEGAFGVEPITYVLGTGAVDAVERAVRLVGRTGGDGPAPSER